One part of the Bacteroidia bacterium genome encodes these proteins:
- a CDS encoding PKD domain-containing protein, with product MKKYLLTLFIYALMWPGGLFAQQAAIISGNASQNGFPLPGIPINLEAIGNPNYSITTYTDSLGFYEDTVLLYNAQLIIVSSPCSSDTIAVNPNQLTYTVDIDCSTGLGNCVAAFAYQSTPGTTSINFNSFGQGNLNYSWDFGDGGTSSDPNPSHTYNSPGVYTVCLAVIDSTAGCSDFFCDVVRIGNNSGNCAAGYAYFNLQGDTYQFLDSSFAGPNALYSWDFGNGMTSNQQNPVVTLTAGVYQVCLTIIDSTSTGACTDTYCSTLTLGNNNTCTAGFNIFPTPAGGFAFSAFHQSNTAIYTWDLGDGTIATGPNANNSYQVGTYTICLSVEDSASNCVDTICQVITVGGRSCYALFFEQDLGNNQYQFYSDSTGGTNFFWTFGTGDSATGPNPQYTFPGPGLYDVCLYVSDNNGCQDVFCSQISVGGGTGNNNCFADFDFLPLPNGNIQFLNLSYDGTATGQNFSSFWDLGDGTTSNALNPVHSYQTPPDSFWVCLSINSANCADTICKMVFPIPDSTIFGCDAAFSAHNTGSGVVAFNSLCPSPNLTYSWDFGDGNTDNNAAPVHTYANPGVYYVCLSVTDSLINCNATFCDSVYVGNTGNGPGQCAIVSDFTYQDLGNGSFDFIELTSASGIPGGNAGLNFFWDFGDSTTTNQPNPQHSFSGPGPYLVCLTVIDSSSQCAATTCHVIGTTNPNSGFHVSGAVFADSQLINNGVVYLIRHDTTTTGGTLTAVDSTYLSQSFFTFFNVQPGTYLVKSALLPASPFYQNYMPTYLGDVMQWNNASSVVVTNQNLFLPPVSLIPGNNPGGPGFIGGLISQGANKNLEGMPGVSILLMTAQEDAVIHAVSGTDGNYEFKNLALGTYHIYVEIAGKLSEKWVVDLTSQNARFEEADFQVLEAEVLAVGATSIPQFSFGELLNVYPNPTEGNLNLELKMESQKDIKISITTLVGQRLVERDIEQVIGERRIELDLNGLLDGTYLLRIEADGESMNRLIIKR from the coding sequence ATGAAAAAGTACCTGTTAACTCTTTTTATATATGCCCTGATGTGGCCGGGAGGGCTATTCGCCCAACAAGCTGCTATTATATCAGGAAACGCGAGCCAAAATGGCTTCCCCTTGCCGGGAATTCCAATCAACCTGGAAGCCATTGGTAATCCGAATTACTCTATAACTACCTATACAGATTCATTGGGCTTTTATGAGGACACCGTTCTTCTTTACAATGCCCAGTTGATCATCGTCTCGAGTCCTTGTTCCTCGGATACGATAGCCGTAAATCCTAATCAGCTCACTTATACAGTAGACATCGATTGCAGCACGGGACTGGGGAATTGTGTAGCCGCCTTCGCCTACCAATCAACACCCGGAACGACAAGCATAAATTTCAATTCTTTCGGACAAGGTAATCTGAATTACTCCTGGGACTTTGGCGATGGAGGGACATCCTCTGATCCCAATCCCTCGCATACCTACAACTCTCCAGGAGTTTATACGGTTTGTTTGGCTGTCATCGATAGTACAGCGGGTTGTTCAGATTTCTTTTGTGATGTTGTAAGGATCGGAAACAATTCAGGGAATTGTGCTGCCGGGTATGCCTATTTCAACCTTCAGGGAGATACTTATCAGTTTTTAGATAGCTCATTTGCAGGACCCAATGCTTTGTATAGCTGGGACTTTGGAAATGGAATGACTTCCAACCAACAAAATCCGGTAGTTACTTTGACAGCAGGTGTCTACCAGGTTTGTCTAACCATTATAGATTCAACTTCGACAGGGGCTTGCACCGATACTTACTGCAGCACATTGACTTTGGGGAACAATAATACATGTACTGCGGGCTTCAATATTTTTCCAACACCAGCCGGAGGATTCGCATTCTCTGCTTTCCATCAATCAAACACAGCTATCTATACCTGGGATCTGGGAGATGGGACTATTGCTACCGGACCTAATGCCAACAACTCCTATCAGGTAGGTACTTACACCATTTGCCTTAGCGTTGAAGATTCTGCCAGCAATTGCGTCGATACAATCTGTCAGGTCATTACTGTCGGTGGCAGGAGCTGCTACGCCTTATTCTTTGAGCAGGACCTTGGAAACAACCAATACCAATTCTATTCAGATAGTACAGGAGGCACCAACTTCTTCTGGACTTTCGGTACAGGAGATAGTGCTACCGGACCGAATCCTCAATACACATTCCCGGGTCCCGGTTTGTATGATGTATGTCTATACGTAAGTGACAACAACGGTTGTCAGGACGTATTTTGTTCTCAAATTTCTGTAGGAGGAGGAACAGGAAACAACAATTGTTTTGCGGACTTCGACTTCCTGCCTCTTCCCAATGGCAACATTCAGTTCCTTAACCTTTCTTATGACGGCACTGCGACGGGACAAAACTTCAGCAGCTTCTGGGACTTAGGTGATGGAACTACTTCCAATGCTTTGAATCCCGTTCATAGCTATCAAACGCCTCCCGATAGTTTTTGGGTTTGCCTGAGCATCAATTCTGCAAATTGTGCGGATACCATTTGCAAGATGGTTTTCCCCATCCCGGATTCAACAATCTTTGGCTGCGATGCTGCATTCTCCGCCCATAATACCGGTTCCGGAGTAGTCGCTTTCAACAGCCTCTGTCCTTCTCCCAACCTGACCTATAGCTGGGACTTCGGAGATGGCAATACCGATAATAATGCTGCACCCGTGCATACCTATGCAAATCCTGGTGTTTATTATGTATGTCTGAGTGTTACAGATAGCTTGATCAATTGCAATGCTACTTTCTGCGACAGCGTATATGTAGGCAATACAGGCAATGGTCCCGGACAGTGTGCAATTGTGTCTGACTTCACCTACCAGGACCTCGGAAACGGAAGCTTCGATTTTATTGAATTGACGAGTGCATCCGGTATTCCGGGAGGCAATGCCGGTTTGAATTTCTTCTGGGATTTCGGAGACAGTACTACTACCAACCAGCCAAATCCTCAACATAGCTTTTCAGGCCCGGGCCCATATCTGGTCTGCCTGACTGTAATAGATAGCAGTAGTCAGTGTGCCGCTACTACTTGCCATGTGATTGGTACTACTAATCCAAACTCCGGATTCCATGTGAGTGGAGCTGTCTTTGCCGACAGTCAACTGATCAACAATGGAGTCGTCTACCTGATCAGACATGATACTACTACAACTGGCGGAACCTTAACAGCCGTGGATTCCACCTATCTCAGCCAGAGTTTCTTCACCTTTTTCAATGTACAACCGGGAACTTATCTGGTGAAATCAGCCTTATTACCAGCATCTCCTTTCTACCAAAACTATATGCCAACTTACCTGGGAGATGTGATGCAATGGAACAATGCAAGCAGTGTAGTGGTAACCAATCAAAACCTCTTTCTACCTCCTGTCTCATTGATCCCGGGTAATAATCCAGGAGGACCAGGATTTATCGGAGGATTGATTAGTCAGGGAGCCAATAAGAATCTTGAAGGCATGCCAGGAGTTTCTATCCTCTTAATGACTGCACAGGAAGATGCTGTGATTCATGCAGTAAGCGGTACTGATGGAAACTACGAATTTAAGAATCTGGCTCTGGGTACCTATCACATTTATGTCGAAATCGCGGGTAAGCTTTCAGAGAAATGGGTGGTAGATCTGACTTCACAAAATGCCAGATTTGAAGAAGCCGACTTCCAGGTGCTTGAAGCAGAAGTGCTGGCAGTAGGTGCAACTAGTATTCCTCAATTCAGCTTTGGCGAATTACTCAATGTCTATCCGAACCCGACGGAAGGGAATCTCAATCTTGAACTGAAAATGGAAAGTCAGAAGGATATCAAAATATCGATTACGACTTTAGTTGGACAGAGATTGGTCGAGCGAGACATCGAGCAGGTGATTGGAGAAAGAAGAATCGAACTTGACCTGAATGGATTACTCGATGGCACCTATTTATTGAGGATAGAGGCAGATGGCGAAAGTATGAACAGACTCATCATCAAGAGATAA